In Pseudomonadales bacterium, the sequence CGAGCGGATGCCGGCACCGCCGCGGTCCACCGCACCCAGGGTGCCACCGTTGCCGTTCCGTTACCTCGGCCAACTGTTCGACGGCCGGCAGAGCGTGCTCTTCGTCGGCCAGGGGCCGCGCAGCCATCTGCTGCGCGAGGGCGATGTGCTGGAGCGCTACCGGTTGGTGCGCATCGCAGCGCAGGAGGCCACCTTCGTCCATCTGCCCAGTAACCAGCGACAACTGCTGAAATTCACCAGAGAAAATTGATGTCACCTCACGCGCACGCCACGCTTCGCCGCCTCGTGCTGACCCTGTTGCTGCTGCTGGGCGGCTGTGCGACCCACCCGGCGATCGACGAGAGCGATCGACTGATCGCGCAGGGGCACACCGAAGAGGGGGTGCTGCGGCTGGCGCAGGCGGTGCAGGAAAATCCCGACGACCATCAATTGCAGGGGCGCTATCTGCGTCAGCGTGAGCGGCTGCTCGGCCAGTTGTCCGAAGCTGCGGCTTCCGAGCGCGAGGCAGGCCGGATCGATGCGGCCGAAGCGCTCTACCAGCGCATGCTGAAGCTCGATGCCAACAACCAGCGCGCCCGCAACGGCCTGACCGAGGTCGCGATGGAGCGTCGGCACCAGGCCGCCCTCGCCGAGGTCAGGGTCCTGATGGCCCAGAACGACACCGCGGCCGCCGAACGCATCCTGCGTACGCTGGTGGCCGAGAATCCGCTCAACAGCGAAGCGAAACGGCTGTTGCAGGATGTGCGGCGCAAGGCGCAGCAGAGCGAGGAGCCGCTCAGGCGCGCGCTCAAGTCACCCTTCACCGCACCGATCAGCCTGGAGTTTCACGACGCCGAGATGAAGACGGTGTTCGAGATGATCTCGCGCAGCGCCGGGATCAACTTCGTCTTCGACAAGGACGTCAAGTCGCAGACCAAGGTGACGCTGTTCGTGCGCGACACCTCGATCGATGAGGTGGTGCGGCTGATTCTCGCCACCAACCAGCTCGAGCGCAAAATGCTCAACGAGAACTCGGTGCTGATCTACCCCAACACCCCGGCCAAGGCCAAGGAATATCAGGAGCTGGTGACCCGCAGCTTCTATCTGGCCAATGCCGAGGTGAAGCAGGCGCAGGCGCTGGTGAAGACACTGGTCAAGAGCAAGGACATCTTCGTCGATGAGAAGCTCAACCTGCTGGTGATCAAGGACACCCCCGAGGCGGTGCGGATGGCCGAACGGCTGCTCGAATCGCTCGACATTGCCGAGCCCGAGGTGATGCTGGAGCTCGAGGTGATGGAGATGACCCGCAGCAAGCTGCGCGAGCTGGGGCTGCGTTACCCCGACCGGATCGGCTACGGGTTGTTGCGCAACCCCAACATCGTGTTGCAGCCCACCCAGGGGGTCGGCGGGCAGGTGGTACCGGAGGCCGGGGCCGAGGTGGCGCCTGGCGTGGTCGATCTGAGCAATGCCGATGAACTGACCGCTTATGTGACCAACCCGGCGCTGGTGCTCAACCTGCGCAACGAGGCCGGCGATGGCAGCCTGCTGGCCAATCCGCGCATCCGGGTCAAGAACCGCTCGCGGGCCAAGATCCACATCGGCGACAAGCTGCCGGTCTTTACCACCACCTCGACCGCCAATGTCGGCGTCTCCTCCTCGGTCTCCTACCTCGACGTCGGGCTCAAGCTCGACATCGAGCCCAACGTCTATCTCGACGACGAAGTCTCGATGAAGGTCGACCTCGAAGTGAGCAGCGTCGTCAAGGAGGTGCCGGGGCCCGCCGGCTCACTGGCCTATCAGATCGGCAGTCGCACTGCCGGCACCGTGCTGCGGCTGAAGAATGGCGAGACCCAGGTGCTGGCCGGCCTGATCAGCGACGAGGAGCGCAGCAGCGCCAACCGGCTGCCGGGCCTCGGCGACATCCCGGTCGTCGGCCGGCTCTTCTCCAATCAGCGCGACAGTGGCAGCAAGACCGAGATCATCCTGCTGATCACCCCACGGGTCGTGCGCAATCTGGCACTGCCGGAGGGCGCCACGGCGGTGAACGCAGCGGGCTCCGAGGCCGCGGTGGGCGCCCCGGCACTGCGGGTGAACCAGACGGGGCTGCATGGCCTGTCACTCTCATCGCAGCCGGCGGGCGGCTCTGCCGTGGTGTCGCCGCCGCTGTCAGAGCAGCCGGCCGAACCGGTCGAGACGCCCGAGCTGCCACTGCCGCCACCCGCCCCCGAACCGCCGTCACTGCCGCCGGAACCGGCCGCCATGCCGGCGCTGCCACTGCCTGCAGCGAGGACGCCGCCACTGCCGGCGCCGCAGTGATGCAGCGCCGCAGCCGGGGCTTCACGCTGCTCGAACTGGTGGTGACGGTGGCGATCATCGGCGTGCTGGCCTCGGTGGCGCTGCCCTTTGGCGAACTGACCGTGCAGCGGATGAAGGAGCGTGATCTGCGCAGTGCGCTGCGGCAGATTCGTGACGGTCTCGATGCCTACCGCCAGGCGGTGGATGAAGGGCGCATCCGCGGCCGGGCCGACGGCTCCGGTTATCCCCGTTCGCTCGATGAGCTGGTCGCAGGGGTCGAGGATGCCAGGAGCCCCAGCGGGGCGAAGATCTATTTTTTGCGCCGCCTGCCGCGCGATCCCTTTGCCGCGCCCCAGCTGCCGGCGGCCGACAGCTGGGGCAAGCGTGCCTACCGCAGTCCACCCGATGCACCCTTCGAGGGCGAGGATGTGTTCGATGTTTACTCGCGTTCGCAGCGGATCGGCCTGAACGGGGTGCCCTACCGTGAATGGTGACCGGCGCCGTGGCTTCACGCTGATCGAACTGCTGGTGGTGATGGCGATCATCGCCACGCTGCTCAGCATCGTCGCGCCGCGCTACTTCACCCACCTCGACCGGGCGCGCGAGGCGGCGCTGCGCGAGACGCTGGTGGTGGTGCGCGATGCGATCGACAAGTTTCATGGCGACACCGGCCGCTACCCGGAGAGTCTCGAAGAGCTGGTGAGCCGGCGCTATCTGCGCACGCTGCCGATCGATCCGGTCAGCGAGAGCAGCGAGACCTGGATCCTGCTGCCGCCACCGGCCGAGCCCGCCGAGCCGACCGATCCGGCCGACACGCAGGCCGCCAGCGGTGTCTGGGACATCCGCAGTGGCGCCGGCGGCGAGGCGCAGCCCTATGCGCAGTGGTGAGCGGTTGGGCTCGGCTGCGGCCCAGCGCGGCTTCGGCTATCTGCTGGCGCTGTTTGCGATTGCCGCCATCGGCCTGCTGCTGGCCGGTGCCGGCGAGGTCTGGTCCACGACGATGCAGCGCGAGAAGGAGGCCGAGCTGCTCTGGATCGGCGAGCAGTTCCGTCGGGCGCTCAGCCGTTACCAACAGAGCTCGCCCGAGGCGGCCAGCCGCGCTCCGGCGACGCTGCAGGAGCTGCTGGAGGATCGCCGCTTTCCGACGCCACGCCGTCATCTGCGGCAGATCTACCGCGATCCGCTGACCGGTCAGCGCGACTGGGGGCTGGTCCGGCTCGATGGCCGCATCGTCGCCATCCACAGCCTGTCGAGCGCACGGCCGCTGAAGCAGCGCTTCGACGGGCGCGATGCCGACCTGACCGGCAAGCAGCGCTACAGCGACTGGCTGTTCAGCGCCACCGTGGCCGGTGACGCCGCCGGCGAGTCGATGAGGGTGCCAGAGTGAGTGACGACATCCTGCTCAGCAGTCAGGACCGCGAGCACCTGCTGTTCACCATCGAGGCCTCGCTGAAGATCGGCCGGCGCTTCCAGTTCTTTCTCTGGGCGCAAGGGGTGCTGCAGGGAGTGATTCCCCATCGGACGCTGCTGTGCGCCCATGGTGACCTCGAGAAGCGCCAACTCAGCCACCTGAGCTTCTCTGCCGATGCCCAGCCCGACCGTCAGACCGGGCAGGCGCTCGACCCGCCGCTGCATGACCTGCTGCCCCGGCTGGTCACGCTCTGGCTGCGCGAGGGGGGCACGCCCTGTCTGCTCGGTGCCGACGCGCTGCCCGAGGCCGATGTACAGAGCGGACGCTGGCAACTGCTGCGTGCGCTGCGGGAGGCCGATCTCGACCATGTCGCCGCCCATGGCCTGCGGCAGATGCAGGGCGGGCAGGGCAGCTTCTTCGTCTTCATCGGCACTGTGCCCTATGGCCCGCGCGACCGCCACCTGCTCGAACTGCTGGTGCCGCACCTGCACGCCGCGCTGCAGCGGCTGCTGGCCAATGAGCCCGACGAGGCGGACGCCGCGCCCGATGCCATCGAGCGGCTGCTCACCCCGCGTGAGCGGCAGGTGCTGCACTGGGTGCGCAACGGCAAGAGCAACAAGGAGATCGGGCGGCTCCTCGGCATCAGTCCGCTGACGGTCAAGAACCATGTGCAGCGGATTCTGGTCAAGCTCAAGGTCAACAACCGCACCCAGGCCGCCAACGAAGGCAGTGCGGCGAAGCCGCCAGCCGACGAAACGGCCGATTGAACCCGCCCAATAGTCCATATGGACTATTTTTGGGCCATCACGCCTTAACGACCCTGTCACAACGGCGCCTTAGAGTGGTGGAGTCGGAGGAGGGTGCGTGCAGCGACGCCGGCCGCAGCGGAACCGGGCCAAATGGACTATCTCCGCAGCGGCAGCGCGACCGCAAAACGGTAACTTTCGTCGGCTATCGTGCTGCTGTCTCCACACGGAGGCCCCCATGAATCAAGTGAAGACGATTTTTGCGATCTGTCAAACCCAACTGCTCAAAGGAGATCAACCGATGAACTCACAACTCAAACTGCTGGCGGCCGCGGTGGCGCTGGCCGGCTCCGCCACTGCCAATGCGGCGATGGACAACTTCATCAGCGGCAACAGCAGCCTGGCCTTCGTCGCGCTCGACTCGGTCGGCTCGCCGATCTCGGTGATGATGGACCTCGACTTCAGGCTCGACGACTTCCTGCCGTCGAACCAAGGCGCCGCCGGCACCCAGATCGTCTGGGACTTCAACCAGAACAGGCTGACGGTCAATGGCGTGCTGTCGACCAGCACTCAGACCAACTGGAGCAGCGCCCTCGGCACCTTCCAGGCCACTGCCAATGCCGGCGAGACCAAATGGGCGGTGATCGGCGGTGATTCGCTGTCGACTGCCAGCACCTCGACGCCGATCCGCTATCTGAGCACCAGCACGGCGCCGCTGACGACGCTGCAGAACCAGACCAAATTCAACCTATCGGGTTTCTCCGGCGTCGACAGCCTGTACAACGCCAACAACCTGCTGCAGAGCGCCGCCAGTGGCCAGAATGGCAGCACGGCCACGGCCGGCGCCGCCTATGTGGGCACCCCTGATGCCTTCAACGTCGCGGGCACCTGGGAGAACAAGACCATTGGCTGGAGTGCCTATGCACTGGAGGGCGAAGCACAGTCGCTCTACCTGCTGAGCGGCGACAACGGCATCAGCTCGACCAAGGCATTGGCGGTGCAGTATGCGCTGGACAACCCGACCGGCCCGGCGACCTTCCATTACAGCAGCGGCGTGCTGACCTACTCGGTGCCGGCACCGGTGCCGCTGCCGCCGGCGGTCGGTTTGATGGCGGCCGGCCTCGGCCTGCTCGGCACGCTGGCGCGCCGCCGCGCCGGCCAGGCGGGCTGACCCCGGCCTGAGCCGTTCGCTGCCACCGCCGGGGTGCGGTGGCAGCGGACCCTCCTCGACGCTTCTGTTGCGCGGTCGCCACCTCTGGCGTCACCGCAGGTTGCGGTCGCGCTGAAAAAGCCGAGAAGAAGTCGATTCGCCTCTCATGTCTTTTGTGCTTTGACTTTGACCATGTTCTTGAACCCACCACAGGAGAAAACGACCATGCAACTGAAATCCCTCGCCCTCGCCGTCGCCGCCCTCTCTTCTGCCGGGCTGGCGCAGGCCTACACCGACAGCGCCACCAACCTCTACCTGACCGGCGCCTCGGCGATCCGCAACAACGTCGCCGCCGCGATCAAGGCGCAGTGCACTGCCGATGGCGGCACGCTGACGGTCTACAAAAATGGCGCATCGACCAGCTCGCTGGCCAACCAGATGGCCTATGTCTGCTCGGCAGCGATGGCCGGCACGCCGATCACCACGGTGCTGCACACCGTCACCGGCGGCTCGCTGAACTCGATTCTGGGCATGTCCGACGACGCCGCCAAGCAGCAGACGCCAGTGTCGCTGACCTCGGGCTGCACGGCAGCGGTTGCCGGCAGTGGTGCGCTGGCTGGTTACAGCGTGCGCGCCAACTGTGCGCTCGAGACGGCGGCCGCCCCCTCTGACGGCGGCTTCTCCGATGTCGAGTACGCGCCGGTGCGCGAGCAGGTCGATGTGCTGAAGAGCGATGTCGATGGCTTCAGCGTCGACGAGGTGACCCAGGGCTTCACCGGGGTGGCCCAGGTGTTCGGCTTGGCGGTCAGCGAGAAGCTGTACAAGGATCTGCAAGCGGCGCAGGGGCTGACCGCTGCCGGTTGCACCGCCGGCGATCCGCTGCCGGCCTGCCAGCCGTCGCTGAGCCGCGCCGACGTGGTGTCGCTGATCAACAACAATGAGTTCACCGCCCACAAGAGTGGCGCCGAGGCGCTCGGGCTGACCGCTGGTGCGTCGATCGAGTATGCCCGCCGCGTCACCACCTCCGGCACCCAGAGCTCGGCGCAGGTGCTCTTTCTCGGCAAGGGCTGCCTGACCGGCAGTAACGGCGGTGAGTTGCAGGTGATCGGCGATGAGATCGCCGCCGGCGCCACCCAGAGCTACAACGGCGGCCTGTTCACGGTGTCGGCCAACTCCGGCACCGGTGACGTGATCAACCGGTTGAACGCCGCCGGCAACAGTGCCTACGCCTTCGGCTGGGTCTCGGGCGAGAACCGCGCGCCGAGCACCACCACCGGCTGGAAGTTCATCAAGCTGAATGGTGCTTACTTCTCGGATGGCACCAGCACCGGCCTCAACAAGCAGAACGCCATCGATGGCGGCTATGACTACTTCGTCGAGGCGGTCAGCTACAAGGGGCCGGCGGCCAAGACCGACGACGCTGAAGGCACGCTGCTCGACGCCATCAGCGGCAAGATGGCGACGGTGACCGCCGATGGCGGCCCGGCCACCGTTGGCCTCTTCATCATCCCCGAGAACACGGCCGGCTACAGCCATGCCGACCACCCGACCGAGGTCTCGGTCTACCAGCGCGGTGGCTCGGGCCCCAACTCCTGCCAGCCGGTCAGCCGGCCGTTCTGAGCGACTCGTGCGTGATCTGACGGCCGGGGGTTGACCCCGGCCGGGCGGGCGCGACCCGGCAACGGCCTCTTCTGCAATGGAAGGGGCCGTTGCATTTTTCTGGAGGGTGTTTCATGCCGCGAGGCTGTCGATTCGATGCACGGATGCCCCGCCGGTTGGCGCGCTGGCTGCCGTGCGCGCTGCTGCCGTGGAGCGCGCTGCTGTCCGCCGAGGCGCCGGCCGCAGCGCCATTGCGTTTTGATGTGCTGGTCTATCTGGTCGATGGCAACAGCGTGCTGTCGACGCCGGAGATCGAGCGGGCGGTCTACCCGTTTCTGGGTCCGCAGCGCAGCGTGCAGGAGATCGAAGCCGCCCGCGCGGCATTGGAGAAGGCCTATCAGCAGCGCGGCTACCTGACCGTCAGCGTCGAACTGCCGGAGCAGCAGGTGGAGAATGGCGAGGTGCGGTTGCAGGTGGTCGAGGGCCGGGTGGAGAAGCTGCGTGTGACCGGGGCCAGATACCACCTGCCGAGCACGATTCGCGAAGGCTTGCCCAGTCTGGCCGCCGGCAGCGTGCCGCAGTTCGGTCAGGTGCAGCAGGAGCTGGCCGATCTGGGGCGGCAGCCCGACCGGCGACTGACGCCACTGCTGCGACCGGGCAAGGCGCCGGGCACGCTGGAGGTGGAGCTGCAGGTCGAAGAGCAGTTGCCGCTGCATGGCACGCTGGAGGCCAACAGCAAGCAGAGCCCCAACACGGTGGCCGGACGGCTCGAAGGGGGGCTGCGCTATGACAACCTGTTCCAGCTTGGCCACACCTTGGGGCTCAACTGGATCCTGGCGCCGGGCAACCCCGACCATGCCGACATTCTGACGCTCAACTACGGGCTGCCGTTCGCAGGGGGCGATTACGCCTATGCCTTCATCACCCGCTCCGACAGCGATGTGCCCACCGGTGTCGGTGGCGCCACCGTGGTCAAGGGCACCTCGCTGGGAGCGCGTTACCGCATCGACCTGCCCAACCGCGGCGGCCTGTTCAGCCACGGCTTCAGCTTCGGGGTCGACCACAAGGACAACCAGGATGACCTGACCCAGGCCGGGCTGCTGGTGCCGCGCTCGCTCAAATACTGGTCGCTGGCGGCGCGTTATGACCAGAGCCGTTTCGACAGTGGCGACGGCGTCACCGCCAACTTCGACCTCAATCTGACGCTCGGCATCCGCGGTCTGGCCGAGCGCACGGTCGACTGCGACGGGGTGCCGACCGATCAGTTCGCCTGCAAGCGCTTCAATGCCCAGCCCAACTTCATGGTCTGGCGCGCTGCCGCCGAGCAGCGGCGCCCGCTCTGGAGCGGCTGGACGCTGCGGCTGCGCGGCGAGGCGCAGTGGGCCAACGGGCCACTGGTGTCGCAGGAGCAGTATGGCAGCGGCGGCAGCAGTTCGGTGCGCGGCTATCAGGAGTATGAGCAGTTTGGCGACCAGGGCGGCCTGCTGAGTCTGGAGCTGGGCACGCCACCCTTCTGGCAGTGGAGCGCGTTGAAATTCAGCGCGCTCGGTTTCGTCGAGCGCGGTCAGGCCTGGCTGATCGACGCGCTGCCCGGCGAGGATGCCAGCATGGCACTCGCCAGCTATGGCCTGGGGCTGGCGGCCGAGGGCGACGGCTTCAGCAGCCGGTTCGAATGGGGCATGCCGCTCTTTTCCACCCGTCACACCCGCCGCAACGATGGGCTGTTCTATCTGTCGGCCCGGGGCGAATTTTGACGATGACGGCCGAACACCACGGCAGGAGCTAGCATGAACCGAGGCATCCACCGGCTGATTTTCGACCCGCGGCGCGCCATGCTGGTGCCGGTGGCGGAGTCGGTGCGCGCCCGCAGATCCACGGCGGCCGGCAGTGGTCGGCTGGTGGGGCTCTGCGCGCTGCTGACCCTGCTGCTGCCGGCCGCGCTCTGGCCGCGGCTGGCCAGCGCGGCCCGGCCATTGCCGAGCTCGGCGACCCAGGCACCCCAGGCCAACCTGCCGCAGGCGGCGGCCCAGTTCAACCAGCTCGGACGGGCCACCCAGGCCGTGGATGCGACCAACCCGCAGCGGCTGCTGGTCGAGCAGCAGGATCAGCGGGTGATTCTCAACTGGTCGAGTTTCGACATCGGCCGGGACCACAGCGTCAGGTTCAATCAGCCGACCGGCGGCTCGGCGCTCAACCGCATCGGCGGCAGCTCGCCGAGCGTCATTCTGGGGTCGCTCGAAGCCAATGGTGAACTGATTCTCTACAACGCCAATGGCGTGCTGTTCGGCAGTGGCGCCACCGTCAGCAGCGGCAACTTCATCGCCACCACGCTGAACATCGCCGATCAGCAGTTCGAGCAGGGTTTTCGCAACATCACCCGCCATGCGCCGGCCTTCGCCGCGGCCGACGGCGAGCTGGAGGGTTTCGTGCGGGTCGAGGCCGGCGCCAGCATCGCTGCGGCCAGTGGCGGCGACATCATGCTGTTCGCGCCACGGCTGCTCAACGAGGGGCGGCTGAGTGCACCGAGCGGACAGGTGGCATTGGCCGCCGGGCAGAAGGTCTATCTGGCGGCGTCGCTCAACCCCTCCGAGCGCGGCCTGCTGGTCGAGGTCGATCCGTTCGAGGCCGCGGTCACCGGCGGTGATCCGGACTACAACCGGGCCGAGAATGCGGCCCGGGGTTCGACCAGTACGCTGAGCAATGGCCAACTGGTGCAGCGGGTCAATGAGATCGTCGCCGAGCGTGGCAGCGTCAGCATGGTGGGGCTGTCGGTGCGGCAGAACGGCACGGTGCGGGCCACCACCGCGGTGAAGGGACAGAATGGCGCGATCCGTCTGCTGGCCCACGGCAAGACCGTCAGTGCCAGCCACAGCGATGGCATCACCGGCCACACGATGGCGGCCGCCAGCGAATTCGGCGAACTGGTGGTCGGGCCGCAGAGCGTGACCCGGATCGATGCAGATACCAGCAGTGCCACCCAGCTCGATGCCGAGCCCTTCTACAACTCGACCGTCAGCCTGGAAGGCAAGCAGATCCATCTGCAAGGGGGCGCGCAGATCATCGCGCCCGGTGCCGGCGGCGTGACGCCGGCGGCCGATGCCCAGTATCCGGAAACGCGGCGCGGCGTCACGCTGCGTGCCAGCGCGACGCCGCTCAGCTCGGGCGCACTGGGGGTGGCCAATGCCAGCAGCAGTGACGACAGCCGCATCGTCATCGATCCCGGCGTGCTGATCGATGTGTCGGGCAACGATGTCGATCTGCCGATGCAGCGCAACGTACTGACCGGGCGGCTGTTCTCGATCCAGTTGGCCGACTCGCCGCTGCAACGCACCGGCGTGCTCTACCGGCAGGAGATCTCCTTCGACCTGCGCAAGGGGCTGTCGATTGCCGATGTCGACGACTTTTACGGACAGATTGGCCGCACGGCGGCCGAGCGGCTGACCGCGGGCGGCCGCATCGACATCCGGGCGGATGGCGCAGTGGTGGTCGGTGAGGGGGCGACGCTCGACTTCTCCGGCGGCAGCCTGCGCTATGCCGGTGGCGAGATCCGCACCACGCAGTTGCGCAAGGGCAACCAGCTGGTCGACATCAGCGCCGCCCGGCCCGACGTGGTCTATGACCAGATCATGCCGTCGACGCGGGGCCGTTATGAACCCGGCTATGTCGAGGGCAGGAACGCCGGCGAGCTGACGCTGGTCGGACGGCAACTGCTGCTGGATGGCACCCTGCGCGGCGGCGTGCAGTTGGGACGTTATCAGCGCGGCGGTCCGGCCGGCGCCAGCCCGCTGGCAGGTCGCCTGCAACTGGGCATGGTGGCGGGACCCGCCGCATCGCCGGACCACTATCTGAGCAGCGTGCTGCTGGCTGCGGCCGGTGGCGAGCGCGTTGGGGCCGACTTTTTCGCCAATCCGTTCACGGCGCTGCTGCCGGCCGCGCGCACCGCCACCACCACCCTCTCGTCCCGGATGCTGATGGCGGGCGGGCTGGGTCGCATCGAGTTGCTGGCCAATGATCGGGTGCAGGTCGCCGCCGACAGCGACCTCGATCTCGGTCCGGGTGGCAGCTTCACCGCCACGGCCCGGCGCATCGAGGTGGAGGGTCGCATCCAGGCCGCGGCGGGGGGCATCACCCTCAATGCCCGGCCGACGATTTTGACCGGCGCCACGCCGGCGCCGAACGCCGGGCTCTCGGTGCTGCTGGCGCCGTCGGCCCGGCTCGACACCGCAGGGCGCTGGAGCAACGATGCGCTGGGCACGCTGCACGGGACGACCTTCGATGCCCCGGTGGCGGTCGGCGGTGGGTCGATCAAGGTGGCGGCTTACGATTCGGTGCTGCTGGCGGCGGGTGCGGCGCTCGATGTGTCGGCGGGGGCCTGGCGCAGTGCCACCGGCAAGGTCAGCCAGGGCGCGGCCGGCGCCATCGATCTGGCCGCCAATGTCGGCAATGGCGATCCATTGACGCAGAGCGGCACGGTGCAACTGGCGGGCAGCGTCACCGGCTACGGTTTTGCGGGTGGGGGGCGGTTGACGCTCTCATCGCTGGAGATCACGGTGGCCGATCTGGCCAGCGGCGGGCTGTGGCTGATGCCGGCATTCTTCTCCGATCACGGTTTCGAGACGATCGACTTGCGGTCGATCGATGATCTGCTCATCGCCGATGGCACCCGGATCGACGCCCGCTTGCGCAACCGGGTGCTCGACATCGATGCCGCCGATCGCCCCAGCGG encodes:
- a CDS encoding secretin and TonB N-terminal domain-containing protein, which produces MSPHAHATLRRLVLTLLLLLGGCATHPAIDESDRLIAQGHTEEGVLRLAQAVQENPDDHQLQGRYLRQRERLLGQLSEAAASEREAGRIDAAEALYQRMLKLDANNQRARNGLTEVAMERRHQAALAEVRVLMAQNDTAAAERILRTLVAENPLNSEAKRLLQDVRRKAQQSEEPLRRALKSPFTAPISLEFHDAEMKTVFEMISRSAGINFVFDKDVKSQTKVTLFVRDTSIDEVVRLILATNQLERKMLNENSVLIYPNTPAKAKEYQELVTRSFYLANAEVKQAQALVKTLVKSKDIFVDEKLNLLVIKDTPEAVRMAERLLESLDIAEPEVMLELEVMEMTRSKLRELGLRYPDRIGYGLLRNPNIVLQPTQGVGGQVVPEAGAEVAPGVVDLSNADELTAYVTNPALVLNLRNEAGDGSLLANPRIRVKNRSRAKIHIGDKLPVFTTTSTANVGVSSSVSYLDVGLKLDIEPNVYLDDEVSMKVDLEVSSVVKEVPGPAGSLAYQIGSRTAGTVLRLKNGETQVLAGLISDEERSSANRLPGLGDIPVVGRLFSNQRDSGSKTEIILLITPRVVRNLALPEGATAVNAAGSEAAVGAPALRVNQTGLHGLSLSSQPAGGSAVVSPPLSEQPAEPVETPELPLPPPAPEPPSLPPEPAAMPALPLPAARTPPLPAPQ
- a CDS encoding type II secretion system protein; the encoded protein is MQRRSRGFTLLELVVTVAIIGVLASVALPFGELTVQRMKERDLRSALRQIRDGLDAYRQAVDEGRIRGRADGSGYPRSLDELVAGVEDARSPSGAKIYFLRRLPRDPFAAPQLPAADSWGKRAYRSPPDAPFEGEDVFDVYSRSQRIGLNGVPYREW
- a CDS encoding prepilin-type N-terminal cleavage/methylation domain-containing protein, coding for MNGDRRRGFTLIELLVVMAIIATLLSIVAPRYFTHLDRAREAALRETLVVVRDAIDKFHGDTGRYPESLEELVSRRYLRTLPIDPVSESSETWILLPPPAEPAEPTDPADTQAASGVWDIRSGAGGEAQPYAQW
- a CDS encoding type II secretion system protein codes for the protein MRSGERLGSAAAQRGFGYLLALFAIAAIGLLLAGAGEVWSTTMQREKEAELLWIGEQFRRALSRYQQSSPEAASRAPATLQELLEDRRFPTPRRHLRQIYRDPLTGQRDWGLVRLDGRIVAIHSLSSARPLKQRFDGRDADLTGKQRYSDWLFSATVAGDAAGESMRVPE
- a CDS encoding helix-turn-helix transcriptional regulator, which gives rise to MSDDILLSSQDREHLLFTIEASLKIGRRFQFFLWAQGVLQGVIPHRTLLCAHGDLEKRQLSHLSFSADAQPDRQTGQALDPPLHDLLPRLVTLWLREGGTPCLLGADALPEADVQSGRWQLLRALREADLDHVAAHGLRQMQGGQGSFFVFIGTVPYGPRDRHLLELLVPHLHAALQRLLANEPDEADAAPDAIERLLTPRERQVLHWVRNGKSNKEIGRLLGISPLTVKNHVQRILVKLKVNNRTQAANEGSAAKPPADETAD
- a CDS encoding ShlB/FhaC/HecB family hemolysin secretion/activation protein encodes the protein MPRGCRFDARMPRRLARWLPCALLPWSALLSAEAPAAAPLRFDVLVYLVDGNSVLSTPEIERAVYPFLGPQRSVQEIEAARAALEKAYQQRGYLTVSVELPEQQVENGEVRLQVVEGRVEKLRVTGARYHLPSTIREGLPSLAAGSVPQFGQVQQELADLGRQPDRRLTPLLRPGKAPGTLEVELQVEEQLPLHGTLEANSKQSPNTVAGRLEGGLRYDNLFQLGHTLGLNWILAPGNPDHADILTLNYGLPFAGGDYAYAFITRSDSDVPTGVGGATVVKGTSLGARYRIDLPNRGGLFSHGFSFGVDHKDNQDDLTQAGLLVPRSLKYWSLAARYDQSRFDSGDGVTANFDLNLTLGIRGLAERTVDCDGVPTDQFACKRFNAQPNFMVWRAAAEQRRPLWSGWTLRLRGEAQWANGPLVSQEQYGSGGSSSVRGYQEYEQFGDQGGLLSLELGTPPFWQWSALKFSALGFVERGQAWLIDALPGEDASMALASYGLGLAAEGDGFSSRFEWGMPLFSTRHTRRNDGLFYLSARGEF